The following are encoded in a window of Strigops habroptila isolate Jane chromosome 9, bStrHab1.2.pri, whole genome shotgun sequence genomic DNA:
- the LOC115613319 gene encoding tumor necrosis factor ligand superfamily member 10-like: protein MAPHQPSAGHYLRSDSGGSEAPMLADGSGPGPGPSPGAPLQRRRRCGSLWGSVAVMAILALQIACTTGLFVYFTMAISKLKAQAPGNMEELRCLQVINQQQEGSSLEELISNQSCLKLANTIKAYVATMTENVIRRSAVKEARRSYFNTSEGQVPPKTSGKPSAHLTLRPQSLAQDGNSRRFGNLSQSCRHAIARWEDSTIHSHLQNITYQDGRLRVNQAGKYYVYSQIYFRYPSDAASARSSVPQLVQCINWKTSYSQPILLLKGVGTKCWAPEADYGLHALYQGGLFELKAGDELFVSVSSLAIDYNDAAASYFGAFRLDL from the exons ATGGCTCCGCACCAGCCCAGCGCCGGGCATTACCTGCGCTCCGACAGCGGCGGCTCGGAGGCCCCGATGCTGGCGGACGGCTCCGGCCCCGGCCCGGGCCCCAGTCCCGGTGCGCCGCtgcagcggcggcggcggtgcgGGTCGCTCTGGGGCAGCGTGGCCGTTATGGCCATTCTCGCCCTGCAGATCGCCTGCACCACCGGCCTCTTCGTCTACTTCACCATGGCCATCTCCAAG CTCAAAGCCCAGGCGCCAGGGAACATGGAGGAGCTGCGGTGCCTGCAGGTCATcaaccagcagcaggagggctcCAGCCTGGAGGAGCTCATCAGCAACCAGTCCTGCCTCAAGCTGGCCAACACCATCAAAGCCTATGTGGCCACG ATGACGGAGAACGTGATCCGCAGGAGTGCAGTGAAGG AGGCCCGGAGGAGCTACTTCAACACCTCGGAGGGGCAGGTTCCTCCCAAAACCAGTGGCAAACCCTCGGCACATCTCACCCTGCGCCCACAGAGCCTGGCCCAGGATG GGAACTCCCGGCGCTTCGGGAACCTCTCGCAGTCGTGCCGCCACGCCATCGCGCGCTGGGAGGACAGCACCATCCACTCCCACCTGCAGAACATCACGTACCAGGACGGCCGCCTGCGGGTCAACCAGGCGGGCAAGTACTACGTGTACTCCCAGATCTATTTCCGCTACCCCAGTGACGCGGCCAGCGCCCGGAGCTCCGTCCCACAGCTTGTGCAGTGCATCAACTGGAAGACGTCCTACAGCCAGCCCATCCTCCTGCTCAAAGGGGTGGGCACCAAGTGCTGGGCGCCCGAGGCGGATTATGGGCTCCACGCGCTCTACCAGGGGGGGCTTTTTGAGCTGAAGGCCGGGGATGAGCTCTTTGTCTCAGTCTCCTCCTTGGCCATTGACTACAACGATGCAGCAGCCAGTTACTTCGGGGCTTTCCGGCTTGACCTGTGA
- the LOC115613322 gene encoding contactin-6-like isoform X2 has product MVPMPGPLLLLLLLLDCPGSAAAGPAITGRTLAPCYSADLRPASGRLVSAMGCTVRLTVPPLQVGRAVIWEYKTAQQEGAILSYAFDGRSNTSHPCENRVRFNRTDFSLQMVLQWGDDRLYRFRSELEATGWFQLHVVEPLSKPEIVGNSSVKAGDNTKLVCNILKGKADSYWWKKNGVLLLRSDHIQLENTTLCILRALMNDSGYYACVVHNKVSQNETSFLLRVQSLFVWCRSRDR; this is encoded by the exons ATGGTGCCCATGCCCGgccccctcctccttctcctcctcctcctcgaCTGCCCCGGCAGCGCGGCCGCCGGCCCTGCCATCACAG GCCGCACGCTTGCTCCCTGCTACTCAGCTGACCTCAGGCCTGCATCGGGGAGACTCGTCTCGGCTATGGGCTGCACTGTGCGTCTGACAGTTCCACCGCTGCAGGTCGGCAGAGCTGTCATCTGGGAATACAAAACTGCCCAGCAGGAAGGAGCCATCCTCAGTTATGCTTTCGATGGACGCAGCAACACCTCTCACCCCTGTGAGAACCGTGTGAGGTTCAACAGAACGGACTTCTCACTGCAGATGGTGCTGCAGTGGGGGGACGACCGGCTGTACCGCTTCAGGTCCGAGCTGGAGGCCACGGGCTGGTTCCAGCTGCATGTTGTGG AACCGCTTTCCAAGCCAGAAATTGTGGGCAACTCATCAGTGAAGGCAGGAGACAACACCAAACTGGTTTGCAACATCCTGAAAGGGAAGGCAGACTCGTACTGGTGGAAGAAAAAcggggtgctgctgctgaggagcgACCACATTCAGCTTGAGAATACCACCCTGTGCATCCTGAGAGCCTTGATGAATGACAGCGGCTACTACGCTTGCGTGGTCCACAACAAAGTCAGCCAGAATGAAACCTCCTTCCTGCTCCGTGTCCAGA GTCTCTTCGTGTGGTGCAGGTCAAGGGACCGCTAG
- the LOC115613322 gene encoding uncharacterized protein LOC115613322 isoform X1: MVPMPGPLLLLLLLLDCPGSAAAGPAITGRTLAPCYSADLRPASGRLVSAMGCTVRLTVPPLQVGRAVIWEYKTAQQEGAILSYAFDGRSNTSHPCENRVRFNRTDFSLQMVLQWGDDRLYRFRSELEATGWFQLHVVEPLSKPEIVGNSSVKAGDNTKLVCNILKGKADSYWWKKNGVLLLRSDHIQLENTTLCILRALMNDSGYYACVVHNKVSQNETSFLLRVQNAANVVLPMMLACIALGLLAGECFTWLSPGFLATAVGAACKEGCGKRLCAG, from the exons ATGGTGCCCATGCCCGgccccctcctccttctcctcctcctcctcgaCTGCCCCGGCAGCGCGGCCGCCGGCCCTGCCATCACAG GCCGCACGCTTGCTCCCTGCTACTCAGCTGACCTCAGGCCTGCATCGGGGAGACTCGTCTCGGCTATGGGCTGCACTGTGCGTCTGACAGTTCCACCGCTGCAGGTCGGCAGAGCTGTCATCTGGGAATACAAAACTGCCCAGCAGGAAGGAGCCATCCTCAGTTATGCTTTCGATGGACGCAGCAACACCTCTCACCCCTGTGAGAACCGTGTGAGGTTCAACAGAACGGACTTCTCACTGCAGATGGTGCTGCAGTGGGGGGACGACCGGCTGTACCGCTTCAGGTCCGAGCTGGAGGCCACGGGCTGGTTCCAGCTGCATGTTGTGG AACCGCTTTCCAAGCCAGAAATTGTGGGCAACTCATCAGTGAAGGCAGGAGACAACACCAAACTGGTTTGCAACATCCTGAAAGGGAAGGCAGACTCGTACTGGTGGAAGAAAAAcggggtgctgctgctgaggagcgACCACATTCAGCTTGAGAATACCACCCTGTGCATCCTGAGAGCCTTGATGAATGACAGCGGCTACTACGCTTGCGTGGTCCACAACAAAGTCAGCCAGAATGAAACCTCCTTCCTGCTCCGTGTCCAGA ACGCAGCAAACGTGGTGCTGCCCATGATGCTGGCGTGCATTGCCCTGGGCTTGCTGGCAGGTGAGTGCTTCACCTGGCTCTCGCCTGGCTTTTTGGCCACTGCAGTGGGTGCTGCCTGCAAGGAGGGATGTGGGAAGAGGCTCTGTGCTGGCTGA
- the LOC115613297 gene encoding uncharacterized protein LOC115613297 isoform X1 gives MPVPSPLRAGQARRGCARWPTGSPRKRLRAARARPRPTMGSRCHGCPTRRGFSLSSTSRHRWAAWGTEWCCPAPVGQHRSKHPVCHHWWQSHPGHHLIQQEQLSATAGCNMFHQQPLHLLAVSATGPSAAQAAVSVPERSTASAPTSKTSDIMSAVVRRYSTGSQGPWQQPAAWQNPAQSRAAGTQTRRDTVRVANTSKAPATQPSLRNAGRAAEHVPAMPAAGSKGSLNSKSLGLHQKVFPQRLPPLPSKIKPSEQPKKSCLARAHEKHQAPLPPVALARASPDFGKQAPAQARRQAPAPQSTKVMDAALQVTAVRRGRNRLVQSVAVVQGTNQQRVEHQDMAQREDVAMAALSHAEAKDIESPVAAGPQGQASKAPLVPAAGEAGKDVVSPMLGDHQEQDSRAIVSSEAHKVEVAASLPDIAVADAGTSHLQMDLQSVSPAPDGPADNEPAAASPAGAAEEEQHRAALAAVAEEEEEAAPPASHGFDELEAEAEVQRKAFALLSPTASELVRHEIARRFVSGIMCKALAVIQEMDEQPQEHQEIDKSQVDVSKGAMKPAALEDIESPVAVEPQAEPSTAPLIPEAGELGEDMVSPMSGEHQEGTKTVDVSPAAEEEEHRAALAAVAQQDEKALAPASHVFDEQEAEAEARRKAFALLSPTASELVRHEIARRFVSGIVCKALAVIQEMDEQRLEQEDMAQSHVDVSMAPMTPATVQDPESSVAVEPQAEPSSAPLILVAGKAGEDMVSPMSVEDEKQDSSSNVSLAEHEEKVSTSLPEIPVADAGTPHLAPGADDEGEAAASLPAKDSQHQEEPLALPAKEEKQCVEDIDNMLSHVKVVNVHNIWVNHLVPELFQEHRVDIQKGSSIRSSMREERQPETCRACLLPQPVPWTPNRQLRPWLELLKKRSTTHRSLLWNKRTRAKT, from the exons ATGCCCGTTCCCAGCCCGCTGAGGGCAGGCCAAGCACGCAGAGGATGCGCCAG GTGGCCAACAGGCAGCCCGAGGAAGCGCCTCAGGGCAGCCCGAGCCAGGCCTCGTCCCACCATGGGATCACGCTGCCACGGGTGCCCTACCCGGAGAGGTTTCAGCCTGTCGTCAACCAGCAGGCACAG GTGGGCAGCCTGGGGCACCGAGTGGTGCTGCCCTGCACCAGTGGGTCAACACAGGAGCAAACACCCCGTCTGCCATCATTGGTGGCAATCGCACCCCGGCCACCACCTCATTCAGCAAGAGCAGCTGTCAGCTACTGCGGGCTGCAACATGTTCCACCAGCAGCCTCTCCACCTTCTGGCAGTGTCAGCGACTGGGCCATCGGCAGCTCAAGCAGCAGTCAGTGTGCCCGAGAGGTCCACAGCCTCTGCCCCGACAAGTAAGACCTCAGACATCATGAGTGCAGTCGTGCGCAGGTACAGCACTGGGAGCCAGGGaccctggcagcagccagcagcatggcagaacccagcacaaagcagggctgcagggacacaaaCAAGAAGAGACACTGTCCGGGTGGCCAACACCAGCAAGGCCCCAGCCACTCAGCCCTCACTGCGGAATGCTGGGCGAGCAGCAGAGCATGTGCCAGCAATGCCGGCGGCTGGCAGCAAGGGCAGCCTCAACAGCAAGTCCCTGGGGCTGCACCAGAAGGTGTTTCCCCAGCGCCTGCCCCCACTGCCCAGCAAGATCAAGCCTTCAGAGCAGCCAAAGAAGAGCTGCCTGGCAAGAGCTCATGAGAAGCACCAGGCACCTCTCCCTCCAGTGGCACTGGCACGAGCGTCCCCTGACTTTGGCAAGcaggcaccagcacaggcaCGGAGACAGGCACCTGCCCCGCAGAGCACCAAAGTCATggatgcagctctgcaggtgaCAGCCGTGCGCAGAGGGAGGAATCGTCTGGTCCAGTCTGTGGCTGTGGTCCAGGGAACCAACCAGCAGCGAGTAGAACACCAGGACATGGCCCAACGTGAGGATGTGGCAATGGCAGCACTGTCCCATGCAGAAGCAAAGGACATAGAgtctcctgtggctgcaggaccTCAGGGACAGGCCAGCAAAGCCCCTCTTGTCCCAGCAGCAGGCGAGGCTGGAAAAGATGTGGTGTCTCCCATGTTGGGAGACCATCAAGAACAGGACAGCAGAGCCATTGTCTCCTCAGAAGCACACAAGGTGGAAGTGGCAGCTTCATTGCCTGACATCGCTGTGGCAGATGCTGGAACATCCCATCTGCAGATGGACCTGCAGAGTGTGTCTCCTGCCCCAGACGGTCCAGCAGACAACGAGCCTGCAGCTGCTAGCccggctggagctgctgaggaagagcagcaccgCGCAGCTCTCGCTGCCGtagcagaagaggaggaggaagcagcaccaCCAGCTTCCCATGGCTTTGATGAGCtggaggcagaagcagaggtgCAAAGAAAGGCAtttgccctgctcagccccacagcctctGAGCTGGTTCGGCATGAAATAGCCAGGCGCTTTGTGAGTGGCATCATGTGCAAGGCTTTGGCTGTAATCCAGGAAATGGATGAGCAGCCTCAGGAACACCAGGAGATTGACAAAAGCCAAGTGGACGTGTCAAAGGGAGCAATGAAGCCTGCAGCACTTGAGGACATTGAGTCTCCTGTGGCTGTAGAGCCtcaggcagagcccagcacagcccctctcaTCCCAGAGGCAGGCGAGCTTGGAGAAGACATGGTGTCTCCCATGTCTGGAGAACACCAAGAAGGGACCAAAACAGTAGATGTCAgcccagctgcagaggaagaggagcaccgtgcagctcttgctgctgtggCACAACAAGACGAGAAGGCACTGGCACCAGCTTCCCACGTGTTTGAcgagcaggaggcagaagcagaggccCGGAGGAAGGCAtttgctctgctcagccccacagcctctGAGCTGGTTCGGCATGAAATAGCCAGGCGCTTTGTGAGTGGCATCGTGTGCAAGGCTTTGGCTGTCATCCAGGAAATGGATGAGCAGCGTCTTGAACAGGAGGACATGGCCCAAAGCCATGTGGATGTGTCCATGGCACCAATGACGCCTGCAACAGTTCAGGACCCAGAGTCTTCTGTGGCTGTAGAGCCtcaggcagagcccagctcaGCTCCTCTCATCCTAGTGGCAGGTAAGGCTGGAGAAGACATGGTATCACCCATGTCTGTAGAAGATGAAAAACAGGACAGCAGTTCCAATGTCTCCTTGGCAGAACATGAGGAAAAGGTGTCAACTTCATTGCCTGAGATCCCTGTGGCAGACGCTGGAACACCCCATCTTGCTCCTGGAGCAGACgatgaaggagaagcagcagcttctctcccAGCTAAGGACTCTCAGCACCAG GAGGAGCCACTGGCCTTGCCCGCGAAGGAGGAGAAACAGTGTGTTGAGGACATTGACAACATGCTGTCCCATGTAAAGGTCGTAAACGTACACAACATCTGGGTCAACCACTTGGTGCCAGAGCTCTTCCAGGAGCACCGAGTGGATATCCAGAAGGGATCCAGCATCCGCAGCAGCATGCGGGAGGAGAGGCAGCCAGAGACCTGCAGAGCGTGTCTCCTGCCCCAGCCGGTCCCATGGACACCAAACCGGCAGCTCCGACCCTGGCTGGAGCTGCTAAAGAAGAGGAGCACCACGCACCGCTCACTGCTGTGGAACAAAAGGACAAGAGCCAAAACTTAG
- the LOC115613297 gene encoding uncharacterized protein LOC115613297 isoform X2 encodes MPVPSPLRAGQARRGCARWPTGSPRKRLRAARARPRPTMGSRCHGCPTRRGFSLSSTSRHRWAAWGTEWCCPAPVGQHRSKHPVCHHWWQSHPGHHLIQQEQLSATAGCNMFHQQPLHLLAVSATGPSAAQAAVSVPERSTASAPTSKTSDIMSAVVRRYSTGSQGPWQQPAAWQNPAQSRAAGTQTRRDTVRVANTSKAPATQPSLRNAGRAAEHVPAMPAAGSKGSLNSKSLGLHQKVFPQRLPPLPSKIKPSEQPKKSCLARAHEKHQAPLPPVALARASPDFGKQAPAQARRQAPAPQSTKVMDAALQVTAVRRGRNRLVQSVAVVQGTNQQRVEHQDMAQREDVAMAALSHAEAKDIESPVAAGPQGQASKAPLVPAAGEAGKDVVSPMLGDHQEQDSRAIVSSEAHKVEVAASLPDIAVADAGTSHLQMDLQSVSPAPDGPADNEPAAASPAGAAEEEQHRAALAAVAEEEEEAAPPASHGFDELEAEAEVQRKAFALLSPTASELVRHEIARRFVSGIMCKALAVIQEMDEQPQEHQEIDKSQVDVSKGAMKPAALEDIESPVAVEPQAEPSTAPLIPEAGELGEDMVSPMSGEHQEGTKTVDVSPAAEEEEHRAALAAVAQQDEKALAPASHVFDEQEAEAEARRKAFALLSPTASELVRHEIARRFVSGIVCKALAVIQEMDEQRLEQEDMAQSHVDVSMAPMTPATVQDPESSVAVEPQAEPSSAPLILVAEHEEKVSTSLPEIPVADAGTPHLAPGADDEGEAAASLPAKDSQHQEEPLALPAKEEKQCVEDIDNMLSHVKVVNVHNIWVNHLVPELFQEHRVDIQKGSSIRSSMREERQPETCRACLLPQPVPWTPNRQLRPWLELLKKRSTTHRSLLWNKRTRAKT; translated from the exons ATGCCCGTTCCCAGCCCGCTGAGGGCAGGCCAAGCACGCAGAGGATGCGCCAG GTGGCCAACAGGCAGCCCGAGGAAGCGCCTCAGGGCAGCCCGAGCCAGGCCTCGTCCCACCATGGGATCACGCTGCCACGGGTGCCCTACCCGGAGAGGTTTCAGCCTGTCGTCAACCAGCAGGCACAG GTGGGCAGCCTGGGGCACCGAGTGGTGCTGCCCTGCACCAGTGGGTCAACACAGGAGCAAACACCCCGTCTGCCATCATTGGTGGCAATCGCACCCCGGCCACCACCTCATTCAGCAAGAGCAGCTGTCAGCTACTGCGGGCTGCAACATGTTCCACCAGCAGCCTCTCCACCTTCTGGCAGTGTCAGCGACTGGGCCATCGGCAGCTCAAGCAGCAGTCAGTGTGCCCGAGAGGTCCACAGCCTCTGCCCCGACAAGTAAGACCTCAGACATCATGAGTGCAGTCGTGCGCAGGTACAGCACTGGGAGCCAGGGaccctggcagcagccagcagcatggcagaacccagcacaaagcagggctgcagggacacaaaCAAGAAGAGACACTGTCCGGGTGGCCAACACCAGCAAGGCCCCAGCCACTCAGCCCTCACTGCGGAATGCTGGGCGAGCAGCAGAGCATGTGCCAGCAATGCCGGCGGCTGGCAGCAAGGGCAGCCTCAACAGCAAGTCCCTGGGGCTGCACCAGAAGGTGTTTCCCCAGCGCCTGCCCCCACTGCCCAGCAAGATCAAGCCTTCAGAGCAGCCAAAGAAGAGCTGCCTGGCAAGAGCTCATGAGAAGCACCAGGCACCTCTCCCTCCAGTGGCACTGGCACGAGCGTCCCCTGACTTTGGCAAGcaggcaccagcacaggcaCGGAGACAGGCACCTGCCCCGCAGAGCACCAAAGTCATggatgcagctctgcaggtgaCAGCCGTGCGCAGAGGGAGGAATCGTCTGGTCCAGTCTGTGGCTGTGGTCCAGGGAACCAACCAGCAGCGAGTAGAACACCAGGACATGGCCCAACGTGAGGATGTGGCAATGGCAGCACTGTCCCATGCAGAAGCAAAGGACATAGAgtctcctgtggctgcaggaccTCAGGGACAGGCCAGCAAAGCCCCTCTTGTCCCAGCAGCAGGCGAGGCTGGAAAAGATGTGGTGTCTCCCATGTTGGGAGACCATCAAGAACAGGACAGCAGAGCCATTGTCTCCTCAGAAGCACACAAGGTGGAAGTGGCAGCTTCATTGCCTGACATCGCTGTGGCAGATGCTGGAACATCCCATCTGCAGATGGACCTGCAGAGTGTGTCTCCTGCCCCAGACGGTCCAGCAGACAACGAGCCTGCAGCTGCTAGCccggctggagctgctgaggaagagcagcaccgCGCAGCTCTCGCTGCCGtagcagaagaggaggaggaagcagcaccaCCAGCTTCCCATGGCTTTGATGAGCtggaggcagaagcagaggtgCAAAGAAAGGCAtttgccctgctcagccccacagcctctGAGCTGGTTCGGCATGAAATAGCCAGGCGCTTTGTGAGTGGCATCATGTGCAAGGCTTTGGCTGTAATCCAGGAAATGGATGAGCAGCCTCAGGAACACCAGGAGATTGACAAAAGCCAAGTGGACGTGTCAAAGGGAGCAATGAAGCCTGCAGCACTTGAGGACATTGAGTCTCCTGTGGCTGTAGAGCCtcaggcagagcccagcacagcccctctcaTCCCAGAGGCAGGCGAGCTTGGAGAAGACATGGTGTCTCCCATGTCTGGAGAACACCAAGAAGGGACCAAAACAGTAGATGTCAgcccagctgcagaggaagaggagcaccgtgcagctcttgctgctgtggCACAACAAGACGAGAAGGCACTGGCACCAGCTTCCCACGTGTTTGAcgagcaggaggcagaagcagaggccCGGAGGAAGGCAtttgctctgctcagccccacagcctctGAGCTGGTTCGGCATGAAATAGCCAGGCGCTTTGTGAGTGGCATCGTGTGCAAGGCTTTGGCTGTCATCCAGGAAATGGATGAGCAGCGTCTTGAACAGGAGGACATGGCCCAAAGCCATGTGGATGTGTCCATGGCACCAATGACGCCTGCAACAGTTCAGGACCCAGAGTCTTCTGTGGCTGTAGAGCCtcaggcagagcccagctcaGCTCCTCTCATCCTAGTGGCAG AACATGAGGAAAAGGTGTCAACTTCATTGCCTGAGATCCCTGTGGCAGACGCTGGAACACCCCATCTTGCTCCTGGAGCAGACgatgaaggagaagcagcagcttctctcccAGCTAAGGACTCTCAGCACCAG GAGGAGCCACTGGCCTTGCCCGCGAAGGAGGAGAAACAGTGTGTTGAGGACATTGACAACATGCTGTCCCATGTAAAGGTCGTAAACGTACACAACATCTGGGTCAACCACTTGGTGCCAGAGCTCTTCCAGGAGCACCGAGTGGATATCCAGAAGGGATCCAGCATCCGCAGCAGCATGCGGGAGGAGAGGCAGCCAGAGACCTGCAGAGCGTGTCTCCTGCCCCAGCCGGTCCCATGGACACCAAACCGGCAGCTCCGACCCTGGCTGGAGCTGCTAAAGAAGAGGAGCACCACGCACCGCTCACTGCTGTGGAACAAAAGGACAAGAGCCAAAACTTAG